One genomic segment of Streptomyces liangshanensis includes these proteins:
- a CDS encoding SWIM zinc finger family protein — translation MTRSTQALAYSRPSALATTPGGRLLGLETSGGVTPLGAEDRPGFFSGLLTSPRAAARGLLAVADVAGARYHRPVPGSSLDPVVTGNGDRLRFESFSGCCGVYARLDVLREGLDGADTGHGTTNVDVNNPLREALSRMTGDDPLHLRVGPDAMTVTTLEGPLVEKKVPLPDRWLRGFAEAQVISAGFDLRAELPAAEAVRFLRTLPRGSGAASRGALWVVPAGRTLRPTTRPVRGAVCLPGPERLAALQRVLRDATALRVYGPAADGVAVSSAWEVVLPGMRLTLTLSPDAARGFSGEGGVLEALATEEAARDAELVSVLLAWEPRIDPAGLAAEAGLPVERVRAALVRLGTAGRVGYDVAEAAYFHRELPYDASRAERHNPRLVAARALLDSGAVVLAGDLARVASGERHYQVRESGGALSCTCRWWADHRGARGPCKHALAVRMARRDTVLATLTGGGPR, via the coding sequence GACGCCGCTCGGGGCCGAGGACCGTCCGGGCTTCTTCTCCGGGCTCCTGACGTCGCCCCGGGCCGCCGCGCGCGGGCTGCTGGCGGTGGCGGACGTGGCGGGGGCGCGGTATCACCGGCCCGTCCCCGGCTCGTCGCTGGACCCGGTGGTGACGGGGAACGGGGACCGGCTGCGCTTCGAGTCGTTCTCCGGCTGCTGCGGGGTGTACGCCCGCCTGGACGTGCTGCGGGAGGGCCTCGACGGGGCGGACACCGGGCACGGCACGACCAATGTGGACGTCAACAATCCGCTGCGGGAGGCCCTGTCCCGGATGACCGGTGACGATCCGCTGCACCTGCGGGTGGGTCCCGACGCGATGACGGTCACCACGCTCGAAGGGCCGCTGGTCGAGAAGAAGGTGCCGCTGCCGGACCGCTGGCTGCGCGGTTTCGCCGAGGCCCAGGTGATCTCGGCGGGGTTCGACCTCAGGGCCGAGCTGCCCGCCGCGGAGGCGGTGCGTTTCCTGCGGACCCTGCCGCGCGGTTCCGGCGCCGCGTCGCGCGGCGCGCTGTGGGTGGTGCCGGCCGGGAGGACGTTGCGGCCGACGACCCGGCCCGTGCGGGGCGCGGTGTGCCTGCCGGGGCCCGAGCGGCTGGCGGCGCTGCAACGGGTGCTGCGGGACGCGACGGCGCTGCGGGTGTACGGGCCGGCGGCGGACGGCGTGGCCGTGTCGAGCGCCTGGGAGGTGGTGCTGCCGGGCATGCGGCTGACGCTCACGCTGTCGCCGGACGCGGCGCGCGGGTTCTCCGGCGAGGGCGGGGTGCTGGAGGCGCTGGCGACGGAGGAGGCTGCCAGGGACGCCGAGTTGGTGTCCGTCCTGCTGGCGTGGGAGCCGCGGATCGACCCGGCCGGGCTGGCGGCGGAGGCGGGGCTGCCGGTCGAGCGGGTGCGGGCGGCGCTGGTGCGCCTCGGCACGGCGGGCCGCGTCGGCTACGACGTCGCGGAGGCGGCGTACTTCCACCGGGAGCTGCCGTACGACGCGTCCCGCGCCGAGCGGCACAACCCGCGGCTGGTCGCCGCCCGCGCCCTGCTCGACTCGGGCGCGGTGGTGCTGGCGGGCGATCTGGCGCGGGTGGCCTCCGGTGAACGGCATTACCAGGTACGGGAGTCGGGCGGGGCGCTCAGCTGCACCTGCCGGTGGTGGGCCGACCACCGGGGTGCGCGCGGGCCGTGCAAGCACGCGCTGGCCGTACGGATGGCGCGGCGCGACACGGTCCTGGCCACGCTGACCGGGGGCGGCCCCCGATGA
- a CDS encoding DUF6493 family protein produces MSELLDAVRAGRVEDVPGLLKPLTARERAAGLRELKALRAEVRDRPWTRWQERRRLRDALLVAGAGCQRGAASAVAWLGAADLRGGDGLPDALLAEVLSYQDPAWLAEVAHRLAGRASTAQEDYPLVAALVRLAGCPMPVTDALTRGWVDAIAMSGSTTPLASGLRADPQAREMVFGLFEVAELPFVVGWHPDPGEAGDWPGVLAALAGEGVLERDTLVAACLARLLRGGRTRDLPFFLKLLRRLELTGEEERAHVADWIGMVSDGASTVAALAQEVLARLAQSGALPAAALADMSGSALFRPEKKLVKAQLVLLGKVLRSDPAAAGVLLPVVGEAFGHEDTDVQDRALKLVARHLPAVDGDVRSALAAAAAGLSPVHRARAAGVFGGQAVPVADAGPYEEILPPVPRPVLVAPAAASLAELVEEMAAFARAGAEPGAYDPAGMIAFERLLDGLVRHAHTDRAGLADALRDPLADRWWRKYDGPGDLDFRAGPLPGVDRVAAAVLEQLSVRALWDANARPARSACCAETELDGVVEARLREIAYLVRTRSLPFLLATPTWSTGTVDPDALVERLRTYQRLCAAPAPVDFAQALVRVRREGTDPATIRAAAALGTTEGDRLAAWLAGKTPAPGLKRADEPADGERSEGAYGWSRSVPGRLLVGTRQRLVVRRDFPPAFQWLGRASAPSRTCHHWSTGVTHWPGVLPEDRETLAAWLLPGMAAGVEGDKRAGTWWLPVVAEAGGPAGPAVRLGIAYGLAARHPRDRLSAVDALLVLAARGQLDGPQLGLDMAMLAISGTVKLNRVADSARTAAATGAYRTVWSVLGAALSGLLTDTSRPGLGDLLSVAAECVESGAVIGEDPVTPALAAVAERGGSSRLTAQAARLLTALRQ; encoded by the coding sequence ATGAGTGAGCTGCTGGACGCTGTACGGGCGGGCCGGGTCGAGGACGTCCCGGGGCTGCTCAAGCCGCTGACGGCGCGCGAGCGCGCGGCGGGGCTGCGGGAGTTGAAGGCGCTGCGCGCCGAGGTGCGGGACCGGCCGTGGACGCGGTGGCAGGAGCGGCGGCGCCTGCGGGACGCGCTGTTGGTGGCCGGGGCGGGGTGTCAGCGGGGCGCGGCGTCGGCGGTCGCCTGGCTGGGGGCGGCGGATCTGCGCGGGGGTGACGGGTTGCCGGACGCCCTGCTGGCCGAGGTCCTGTCGTACCAGGATCCGGCCTGGCTCGCCGAGGTCGCGCACCGGCTGGCGGGCCGGGCGTCGACGGCGCAGGAGGACTATCCGCTGGTCGCCGCGCTGGTGCGGCTCGCGGGGTGCCCGATGCCGGTCACGGACGCGCTGACGCGGGGGTGGGTGGACGCGATCGCGATGTCGGGGAGCACCACTCCCCTCGCCTCGGGACTGCGGGCGGATCCACAGGCGCGGGAGATGGTGTTCGGGCTCTTCGAGGTCGCGGAGCTGCCCTTCGTGGTCGGGTGGCATCCCGACCCCGGCGAGGCGGGTGACTGGCCCGGGGTGCTGGCCGCCCTGGCCGGGGAAGGGGTGTTGGAGCGGGACACGCTGGTGGCCGCCTGCCTCGCGCGGCTGTTGCGCGGCGGACGCACCCGGGACCTGCCGTTCTTCCTGAAGCTCCTGCGGCGGCTGGAGTTGACCGGGGAGGAGGAGCGCGCCCATGTCGCCGACTGGATCGGGATGGTGTCGGACGGCGCGTCGACGGTGGCCGCCCTGGCCCAGGAGGTGCTGGCCCGGCTCGCCCAGTCCGGGGCCCTCCCGGCGGCCGCCCTCGCCGACATGTCGGGGTCGGCGCTGTTCCGCCCGGAGAAGAAGCTCGTCAAGGCGCAGCTCGTGCTGCTGGGGAAGGTCCTGCGGAGCGACCCGGCCGCGGCGGGCGTCCTGCTGCCGGTGGTCGGGGAGGCGTTCGGGCACGAGGACACCGACGTGCAGGACCGGGCGCTCAAGCTCGTGGCCCGTCATCTGCCGGCCGTGGACGGGGACGTCCGGTCCGCGCTGGCCGCGGCGGCCGCCGGGCTGAGTCCGGTGCACCGGGCGCGGGCGGCCGGGGTGTTCGGCGGGCAGGCGGTGCCCGTCGCCGACGCCGGTCCGTACGAGGAGATCCTGCCACCCGTGCCGCGCCCGGTCCTGGTGGCGCCCGCCGCGGCGTCCCTCGCCGAGCTGGTCGAGGAGATGGCCGCGTTCGCCCGCGCGGGCGCGGAGCCGGGGGCGTACGACCCGGCCGGGATGATCGCCTTCGAGCGGCTCCTGGACGGTCTCGTCCGGCACGCCCACACGGACCGCGCCGGGCTGGCCGACGCCCTGCGGGACCCGCTGGCCGACCGCTGGTGGCGGAAGTACGACGGCCCCGGTGACCTCGACTTCCGGGCCGGCCCTCTGCCCGGTGTGGACCGGGTGGCCGCGGCGGTGCTCGAACAGCTGTCGGTACGGGCCCTGTGGGACGCGAACGCGCGCCCGGCCCGGTCGGCGTGCTGTGCCGAAACCGAGCTGGACGGTGTGGTGGAGGCCCGGCTGAGGGAGATCGCGTACCTGGTCAGGACCAGGTCGCTGCCCTTCCTGCTCGCCACCCCGACCTGGTCGACGGGGACGGTGGATCCCGACGCCCTGGTGGAGCGGCTGCGCACGTACCAGCGCCTCTGCGCCGCCCCCGCCCCGGTGGACTTCGCCCAGGCGCTGGTCCGGGTCCGGCGCGAGGGGACCGACCCCGCGACGATCCGCGCGGCGGCGGCGCTCGGCACGACGGAAGGCGACCGGCTCGCCGCGTGGCTGGCCGGGAAGACACCGGCGCCCGGGCTGAAACGGGCGGACGAGCCGGCGGACGGGGAGCGGTCCGAGGGCGCGTACGGGTGGTCGAGGAGCGTACCGGGACGCCTCCTGGTCGGCACACGGCAGCGGCTGGTGGTACGGCGGGACTTCCCCCCGGCCTTCCAGTGGCTGGGCAGGGCGTCCGCCCCGTCGCGTACCTGCCACCACTGGAGCACGGGCGTGACGCACTGGCCGGGGGTGCTGCCCGAGGACCGCGAGACCCTCGCCGCCTGGCTGCTGCCCGGCATGGCGGCGGGCGTCGAGGGGGACAAACGGGCCGGGACGTGGTGGCTCCCCGTCGTCGCGGAGGCGGGCGGCCCCGCCGGGCCCGCGGTGCGCCTGGGGATCGCCTACGGGCTGGCCGCCCGGCATCCGCGCGACCGCCTGTCGGCCGTGGACGCGCTGCTCGTGCTGGCGGCCCGGGGGCAGCTCGACGGGCCGCAACTGGGCCTGGATATGGCGATGCTGGCGATATCGGGTACGGTCAAGCTCAACCGTGTGGCCGACTCGGCGCGTACCGCCGCCGCCACCGGTGCGTACAGGACAGTGTGGTCCGTGCTCGGCGCGGCCCTGTCCGGCCTCCTGACCGACACCTCACGTCCCGGGCTCGGGGACCTGCTCTCCGTGGCCGCCGAGTGCGTGGAAAGCGGTGCCGTGATCGGTGAGGACCCGGTGACACCGGCGCTGGCGGCGGTCGCCGAGCGGGGTGGATCGTCCCGGCTGACGGCGCAGGCGGCGCGGCTGCTGACCGCTTTGCGTCAGTGA
- a CDS encoding arsenate reductase ArsC, with the protein MSDARPKPSVLFVCVHNAGRSQMAAAFLTHLSRGRVEVRSAGSAPADAVNPAAVAAMAEVGVDMSAETPKVLTTEAVRASDVVITMGCGDTCPVFPGKRYLDWELDDPAGQGIEAVRPIRDEIERRIRGLLAELPLRQP; encoded by the coding sequence GTGTCTGACGCCCGTCCGAAGCCGTCGGTGCTGTTCGTGTGCGTTCACAACGCGGGCCGCTCGCAGATGGCCGCCGCCTTCCTCACCCACCTCTCCCGAGGACGGGTGGAGGTCCGCTCCGCCGGATCGGCCCCCGCCGACGCCGTGAACCCCGCCGCCGTCGCCGCGATGGCGGAGGTCGGTGTGGACATGTCCGCCGAGACCCCGAAGGTCCTCACCACGGAGGCCGTGCGGGCGTCCGACGTCGTCATCACCATGGGCTGCGGCGACACCTGCCCCGTCTTCCCCGGCAAGCGCTACCTCGACTGGGAACTCGACGACCCCGCCGGACAGGGCATCGAGGCCGTCCGCCCGATCCGCGACGAGATCGAGCGCCGCATCCGCGGCCTGCTCGCCGAACTGCCGCTCAGGCAACCCTGA
- a CDS encoding ArsR/SmtB family transcription factor translates to MSKQELVVLGQDAADGCCPTLLSAPLDEGTAAELALVFKALGDPVRLRLLAMIASREGGEVCVCDLTPAFDLSQPTISHHLKLLKQAGLIDSERRGTWVYYRLLPDTTDRLAAVLTRPGAPAAPAA, encoded by the coding sequence ATGTCGAAACAAGAGCTTGTGGTGCTCGGCCAGGACGCGGCCGACGGCTGTTGCCCCACTCTGCTGAGCGCCCCGCTGGACGAGGGGACGGCGGCCGAACTGGCCCTCGTGTTCAAGGCGCTGGGTGACCCGGTGCGGCTGCGGCTGCTGGCGATGATCGCCTCGCGGGAGGGCGGGGAGGTGTGTGTCTGCGACCTCACCCCCGCCTTCGACCTGTCCCAGCCGACGATCTCCCACCATCTGAAGCTGCTGAAGCAGGCCGGGCTGATCGACTCCGAGCGCCGGGGCACCTGGGTGTACTACCGGCTGCTGCCCGACACGACCGACCGGCTCGCCGCCGTCCTGACCCGGCCGGGCGCCCCGGCCGCACCCGCCGCATGA
- a CDS encoding GNAT family N-acetyltransferase yields MTHVTSAKSVRRPHHWRRDLVELAALFTAVAVADAVANTIAHGPGGASVLVVSAVVLIATATFHTWWARKHSHAPPEADTGTEAAAAVADFGVPAETVLWRMRTTVRDEPGSLAALCVAFATRRVDILTLQTHPLSEGTVDEFLLRAPATLQARDLTREVAAAGGSGTWIERADAHDLVDTPTRVLGLATRTALDSAELPLALRQLLGRCTIHSRPAESADGHRGRAGAPVEGALDETSMVLRDPSGGSITVERPYLPFTPTEFARARALVELDARLGPRMPAGHDVLTLPEGEEITVRRADQDDLEAALAMHARCSARTLGLRYHGPLGDADRYLDHLLSPRFGRTLAVETSSGNVVALGHLLWDGDETEVALIVEDAWQRRGIGAELLARLAELAAEARSGTVYAVTQSSNTAMVAAMRSLGLPLDYQIEEGTLVITARLTPKAAPLPPHGDPGLVEPDHSEHRP; encoded by the coding sequence ATGACCCATGTGACTTCCGCCAAGAGCGTCCGCCGCCCGCACCACTGGCGACGGGACCTGGTCGAGCTGGCCGCCCTGTTCACGGCCGTGGCCGTCGCCGACGCCGTGGCCAACACGATCGCGCACGGACCGGGCGGCGCGTCCGTCCTGGTCGTCTCGGCGGTCGTCCTGATCGCCACGGCCACCTTCCACACCTGGTGGGCACGCAAGCACAGCCACGCACCCCCCGAGGCGGACACCGGCACGGAGGCGGCCGCCGCGGTGGCCGACTTCGGCGTGCCGGCCGAGACGGTGCTCTGGCGCATGCGGACCACCGTCCGGGACGAGCCGGGCAGCCTGGCCGCGCTGTGCGTCGCGTTCGCGACGCGGCGCGTGGACATCCTCACCCTCCAGACGCATCCACTCTCGGAGGGGACGGTGGACGAGTTCCTGCTGCGCGCCCCCGCCACGCTCCAGGCGAGGGACCTCACGCGTGAGGTCGCCGCCGCGGGCGGCAGCGGCACGTGGATCGAGCGCGCCGACGCGCACGATCTCGTGGACACCCCGACCCGGGTGCTCGGCCTCGCCACCCGTACGGCCCTGGACTCGGCGGAACTACCGCTGGCGCTGCGCCAGTTGCTGGGCCGCTGCACGATCCACTCCCGGCCGGCCGAATCGGCCGACGGGCACCGGGGCCGGGCGGGCGCCCCCGTCGAGGGCGCGCTCGACGAGACGTCGATGGTGCTGCGCGACCCGAGCGGCGGGTCCATCACGGTCGAGCGGCCGTACCTGCCGTTCACGCCGACCGAGTTCGCGCGGGCCCGCGCCCTGGTCGAGCTGGACGCCCGGCTGGGTCCGCGCATGCCCGCGGGCCACGACGTCCTCACCCTCCCCGAGGGCGAGGAGATCACGGTCAGGCGCGCCGACCAGGACGACCTGGAAGCCGCCCTCGCCATGCACGCCCGCTGCTCCGCCCGCACGCTCGGCCTGCGCTACCACGGCCCCCTGGGCGACGCCGACCGCTACCTGGACCACCTGCTCAGCCCGCGCTTCGGCCGCACGCTCGCGGTCGAGACCTCGTCGGGGAACGTGGTCGCTCTGGGACACCTGCTCTGGGACGGCGACGAGACGGAGGTCGCGCTGATCGTCGAGGACGCCTGGCAGCGGCGCGGCATCGGGGCCGAACTGCTGGCACGCCTGGCCGAGTTGGCGGCGGAGGCGCGCAGCGGCACGGTGTACGCCGTCACCCAGTCGTCCAACACGGCCATGGTCGCGGCGATGCGGAGCCTCGGCCTGCCGCTCGACTACCAGATCGAGGAAGGCACGCTGGTCATCACGGCCCGGCTGACCCCGAAGGCCGCCCCGCTCCCGCCGCACGGAGACCCGGGCCTGGTCGAACCGGACCACTCCGAACACCGCCCGTAG
- the arsB gene encoding ACR3 family arsenite efflux transporter: protein MSGTAVGAAGPVAARLSFLDRFLTVWILAAMALGLGLGRLVPGLGDALAKVTVTGVSPPIALGLLVMMYPVLAKVRYDRLGAVTRDRRLLVPSLVLNWVVGPALMFALAWLLLPDLPEYRTGLIIVGLARCIAMVVIWNDLARGDREAAAVLVALNSVFQVVAFAGLAWLYLDVLPGLLGLPRTALDISVWEIARSVLVFLGIPLAAGFLSRRLGEKAKGRVWYETEFVPRIGPFALYGLLFTIVVLFALQGDAITSAPLDVARIALPLLVYFAVMWAGSLAVGRAVGLDHPKATTLAFTAAGNNFELAIAVAIATFGATSGQALAGVVGPLVEVPVLIGLVHVGLAARRYFPQPTATADPAVPTEGSARV from the coding sequence ATGAGCGGTACGGCTGTCGGGGCGGCCGGCCCGGTCGCGGCCCGGCTGTCGTTCCTGGACCGGTTCCTCACCGTGTGGATTCTCGCCGCCATGGCCCTCGGCCTGGGACTGGGCCGCCTCGTGCCCGGGTTGGGCGACGCGCTCGCGAAGGTCACCGTCACCGGCGTCTCGCCGCCGATCGCGCTCGGCCTGCTGGTGATGATGTACCCGGTGCTGGCGAAGGTCCGCTACGACCGCCTGGGCGCCGTCACCCGCGACCGGCGCCTGCTCGTGCCCTCGCTGGTGCTGAACTGGGTCGTCGGCCCCGCGCTGATGTTCGCGCTCGCGTGGCTCCTCCTGCCGGACCTGCCGGAGTACCGCACCGGTCTGATCATCGTGGGGCTCGCCCGCTGCATCGCCATGGTCGTCATCTGGAACGACCTGGCCCGCGGCGACCGCGAGGCCGCCGCCGTCCTTGTCGCTCTCAACTCCGTCTTCCAGGTCGTCGCGTTCGCCGGACTGGCCTGGTTGTACCTGGACGTGCTGCCCGGCCTGCTCGGACTTCCGCGGACCGCCCTCGACATCTCCGTGTGGGAGATCGCCCGCAGCGTGCTCGTCTTTCTCGGCATCCCCCTGGCCGCCGGGTTCCTGAGCCGCCGCCTCGGCGAGAAGGCCAAGGGCCGCGTCTGGTACGAGACCGAGTTCGTCCCGCGTATCGGGCCGTTCGCCCTGTACGGGCTGCTGTTCACGATCGTGGTCCTGTTCGCCCTCCAGGGCGACGCCATCACCTCCGCGCCGCTGGACGTCGCCCGGATCGCGCTGCCGCTGCTGGTCTACTTCGCGGTGATGTGGGCCGGGTCCCTGGCCGTCGGGCGGGCGGTCGGCCTCGACCACCCGAAGGCCACGACGCTGGCGTTCACCGCGGCGGGCAACAACTTCGAACTCGCCATCGCGGTCGCCATCGCTACCTTCGGTGCCACCTCGGGCCAGGCCCTCGCCGGGGTCGTCGGCCCCCTGGTCGAGGTCCCCGTCCTCATCGGCCTCGTCCACGTCGGGCTCGCCGCCCGCCGCTACTTCCCCCAGCCCACGGCGACGGCCGACCCGGCCGTCCCGACGGAAGGTTCCGCCCGTGTCTGA
- the arsM gene encoding arsenite methyltransferase, whose amino-acid sequence MTEQSTDLRETVRRRYAAAALQVTAGGSACCGPAAIEIDDTFGSALYTGTERDDLPAEAVAASLGCGNPTAVADLGEGDHVLDLGSGGGIDVLLAARRVGPTGKAYGLDMTEEMLALALANQKRAGATNVEFLKGTIEAIPLPANTIDVVISNCVINLSTDKTAVFAETFRVLAPGGRIGISDVVADDALTPAQRAERGDHVGCIAGALSFTEYRAALEAAGFTDIELTPTHAVADGMHSAIVKATKPHTGNSAA is encoded by the coding sequence ATGACCGAGCAGTCCACCGACCTGCGCGAGACCGTCCGCCGGCGCTACGCCGCGGCCGCCCTCCAGGTCACCGCCGGTGGCAGCGCCTGCTGCGGACCGGCCGCCATCGAGATCGACGACACCTTCGGCTCCGCCCTCTACACCGGTACGGAGCGCGACGACCTGCCCGCCGAAGCCGTCGCCGCCTCACTGGGCTGCGGCAACCCCACCGCGGTCGCCGACCTCGGCGAAGGCGACCACGTTCTGGACCTCGGCTCCGGCGGCGGCATCGACGTCCTCCTCGCCGCCCGCCGGGTGGGCCCCACCGGCAAGGCGTACGGCCTGGACATGACCGAGGAGATGCTCGCCCTGGCCCTCGCCAACCAGAAGAGGGCCGGTGCCACGAACGTCGAGTTCCTCAAGGGCACCATCGAAGCCATCCCGCTGCCCGCGAACACGATCGACGTGGTGATCTCCAACTGCGTGATCAACCTGTCCACCGACAAGACGGCCGTCTTCGCCGAGACCTTCCGCGTCCTGGCCCCCGGCGGCCGGATCGGCATCTCCGACGTCGTCGCCGACGACGCCCTCACACCGGCCCAGCGGGCCGAACGCGGCGACCACGTCGGCTGCATCGCGGGAGCCCTCTCCTTCACCGAGTACCGGGCGGCCCTCGAAGCAGCCGGGTTCACGGACATCGAACTCACTCCCACCCATGCCGTCGCCGACGGCATGCACTCCGCGATCGTCAAGGCCACCAAGCCCCACACCGGGAACTCCGCCGCCTGA
- a CDS encoding DUF885 domain-containing protein, whose product MSDSAGSALPRQVADAYVDELIALDPITGTYLGVAESSRRLPDYSPAGQRALADLARATLARLDDAERSPGADSEAERRCGRLLRERLTAELAVHEAQEALRAVSNIHSPAHQVRDIFTVTPTATDEDWAAVADRLRAVPDALEGFRASLALGLERGLPGGPRPTATFVGQLTDWAGDGRGWFDEFASSGPDSLRKELDEAAALATDAVARLRDWMRDVYAPAVAGAPDTVGRERYARWSRYFNGTDLDLDEAYAYGWSEYHRLLTEMKAEAGKILPGASPWEALAHLDVHGTHIEGVEEVRVWLQGLMDEAIEALDGTHFELAERVRKVESRIAPPGGAAAPYYTGPSEDFSRPGITWLPTMGETRFPVYDLVSTWYHEGVPGHHLQIAQATHVADQLSRYQASVGMVSANAEGWALYAERLMDELGFLPDAERRLGYLDAQMMRACRVIVDIGMHLELEIPAESPFHPGERWTPELAQEFFGNHSGRPADFVESELTRYLSMPGQAIGYKLGERAWLLGRENARTRHGDAFDAKAWHMAALSQGPLGLDDLVDELSKL is encoded by the coding sequence ATGTCAGACTCAGCAGGCAGCGCACTGCCCCGTCAGGTCGCCGACGCCTACGTCGACGAACTCATCGCACTCGACCCGATCACCGGCACCTATCTGGGGGTCGCGGAGAGTTCCCGCCGTCTCCCCGACTACTCCCCCGCCGGACAGCGAGCGCTCGCCGATCTCGCGCGCGCGACCCTCGCCCGGCTCGACGACGCCGAGCGGTCGCCCGGCGCCGACAGTGAGGCCGAGCGCCGCTGCGGGCGGCTGCTGCGCGAGCGTCTCACGGCCGAACTCGCCGTCCACGAGGCGCAGGAGGCGCTGCGCGCGGTCAGCAACATCCACTCGCCCGCGCACCAGGTCCGTGACATCTTCACGGTGACGCCGACCGCGACGGACGAGGACTGGGCGGCGGTCGCGGACCGGCTGCGCGCCGTGCCCGACGCGCTGGAGGGTTTCCGCGCCTCGCTGGCCCTCGGCCTGGAGCGCGGTCTGCCGGGCGGTCCGCGTCCCACCGCGACCTTCGTCGGCCAGTTGACCGACTGGGCGGGTGACGGGCGCGGCTGGTTCGACGAGTTCGCCTCCTCCGGCCCGGACTCCCTCCGCAAGGAGCTGGACGAGGCCGCCGCCCTGGCGACCGACGCGGTGGCGCGGCTGCGGGACTGGATGCGGGACGTGTACGCCCCCGCCGTCGCGGGCGCGCCCGACACCGTGGGCCGGGAGCGGTACGCCCGCTGGTCGCGCTACTTCAACGGGACGGACCTGGATCTCGACGAGGCGTACGCGTACGGCTGGTCCGAGTACCACCGGCTGCTCACCGAGATGAAGGCCGAGGCCGGGAAGATCCTCCCCGGCGCGAGCCCCTGGGAGGCGCTCGCCCACCTCGACGTGCACGGCACGCACATCGAGGGCGTCGAAGAGGTACGGGTCTGGCTCCAGGGCCTGATGGACGAGGCGATCGAGGCGCTGGACGGCACCCACTTCGAACTCGCCGAGCGGGTACGGAAGGTGGAGTCCCGGATCGCCCCGCCGGGCGGCGCAGCGGCCCCGTACTACACGGGCCCCTCCGAGGACTTCTCCCGGCCGGGCATCACCTGGCTGCCCACGATGGGCGAGACCCGCTTCCCGGTGTACGACCTGGTCTCGACCTGGTACCACGAGGGCGTGCCCGGTCACCACCTCCAGATCGCGCAGGCGACGCACGTGGCCGACCAGCTCTCCCGCTACCAGGCCTCGGTCGGCATGGTCAGCGCCAACGCCGAGGGATGGGCGCTGTACGCGGAACGCCTCATGGACGAGCTGGGTTTCCTGCCGGACGCGGAACGCCGGCTGGGCTACCTGGACGCGCAGATGATGCGCGCCTGCCGGGTGATCGTGGACATCGGCATGCACCTGGAGCTGGAGATCCCGGCGGAGTCGCCGTTCCACCCGGGTGAGCGCTGGACGCCGGAGCTGGCGCAGGAGTTCTTCGGCAACCACAGCGGCCGTCCGGCCGACTTCGTGGAGAGCGAGCTGACCCGCTACCTGTCGATGCCGGGCCAGGCGATCGGCTACAAGCTGGGCGAACGCGCCTGGCTGCTGGGCCGCGAGAACGCCCGCACGCGGCACGGCGACGCCTTCGACGCGAAGGCGTGGCACATGGCGGCCCTGTCCCAGGGACCGCTGGGCCTGGACGACCTGGTGGACGAGCTGTCCAAGCTCTGA